A part of bacterium genomic DNA contains:
- a CDS encoding Crp/Fnr family transcriptional regulator encodes MKAEEIERLFSAGDCIAERGSERLELYVVRSGNVLVQCESPSVEYVLGPGEIFGETTALLSRPNPHRVVAEGDVSVLVLAPKLVERLCRECPEFNYRLIQTLAARADRPAAEEVESSEITPAHRALASSILARMISGEGPASVKGRLRDLAEASGLPIHEAYHCLRELLDRRMLGLVDDQLTVLEASELEAITRF; translated from the coding sequence ATGAAGGCCGAAGAGATCGAGCGCCTGTTTTCGGCGGGCGATTGTATAGCGGAGCGAGGGTCTGAACGACTCGAACTCTACGTGGTGCGTTCGGGCAATGTCCTGGTGCAGTGCGAATCCCCCAGTGTCGAATACGTCCTCGGCCCCGGAGAGATCTTCGGAGAGACCACTGCGCTGCTCTCGCGGCCCAATCCCCATCGCGTCGTTGCCGAGGGGGATGTCTCGGTGCTCGTGTTGGCGCCGAAGTTGGTCGAGCGCCTGTGCCGCGAATGCCCCGAGTTCAACTACCGCCTGATCCAGACTCTCGCGGCCCGAGCCGACCGACCCGCGGCCGAAGAGGTCGAGTCGTCCGAGATCACACCCGCCCATCGTGCCCTCGCCAGTTCGATTCTGGCGCGCATGATTTCGGGTGAGGGGCCCGCTTCGGTCAAGGGCCGTCTGCGCGATCTGGCCGAAGCCTCGGGATTGCCGATCCATGAGGCGTATCACTGTCTTCGGGAACTGCTCGATCGGCGCATGCTCGGGCTGGTGGACGATCAGTTGACCGTCCTCGAAGCCAGTGAACTCGAGGCGATCACCCGTTTCTGA